The proteins below come from a single Zea mays cultivar B73 chromosome 8, Zm-B73-REFERENCE-NAM-5.0, whole genome shotgun sequence genomic window:
- the LOC100193834 gene encoding uncharacterized protein LOC100193834, whose amino-acid sequence MEVKEVCVQDMLVDLEKGKCLLPIEDNSGMKVNSIAGHASTMRPSSWDDLVALKDDKSHHICCFSSHRQDSSVKSGEPMKAEGEIKVGILDKSTADKENKKWYKKPPRPPRSQTTSPLDPADQKLISALSELAVLKKARIERMKALKKMKNSKPASSIGNLVALIITVILCFFILWQGLLMK is encoded by the coding sequence ATGGAGGTAAAGGAAGTATGTGTCCAAGATATGTTGGTTGACCTGGAGAAAGGCAAGTGCTTGCTACCCATAGAGGACAATAGTGGGATGAAGGTTAATTCAATAGCTGGGCATGCAAGTACAATGCGGCCCAGCTCATGGGATGATCTTGTAGCACTGAAGGATGATAAGAGTCACCACATATGTTGTTTCTCTTCACACCGTCAAGATTCATCTGTTAAAAGTGGAGAGCCTATGAAAGCTGAAGGGGAGATCAAGGTTGGGATTTTGGATAAGTCAACTGCtgataaggaaaataaaaaatggTATAAGAAGCCGCCACGACCTCCAAGATCACAGACTACTTCACCATTAGACCCTGCTGATCAGAAGCTCATCAGTGCACTATCGGAGCTTGCGGTGTTAAAGAAGGCTAGGATTGAGCGTATGAAGGCATTGAAGAAGATGAAGAATTCCAAACCAGCATCTTCCATTGGGAACTTGGTGGCTTTGATCATTACCGTCATCTTATGTTTCTTCATACTTTGGCAAG
- the LOC100193834 gene encoding uncharacterized protein isoform X4, which yields MEVKEVCVQDMLVDLEKGKCLLPIEDNSGMKVNSIAGHASTMRPSSWDDLVALKDDKSHHICCFSSHRQDSSVKSGEPMKAEGEIKVGILDKSTADKENKKWYKKPPRPPRSQTTSPLDPADQKLISALSELAVLKKARIERMKALKKMKNSKPASSIGNLVALIITVILCFFILWQVFLCNI from the coding sequence ATGGAGGTAAAGGAAGTATGTGTCCAAGATATGTTGGTTGACCTGGAGAAAGGCAAGTGCTTGCTACCCATAGAGGACAATAGTGGGATGAAGGTTAATTCAATAGCTGGGCATGCAAGTACAATGCGGCCCAGCTCATGGGATGATCTTGTAGCACTGAAGGATGATAAGAGTCACCACATATGTTGTTTCTCTTCACACCGTCAAGATTCATCTGTTAAAAGTGGAGAGCCTATGAAAGCTGAAGGGGAGATCAAGGTTGGGATTTTGGATAAGTCAACTGCtgataaggaaaataaaaaatggTATAAGAAGCCGCCACGACCTCCAAGATCACAGACTACTTCACCATTAGACCCTGCTGATCAGAAGCTCATCAGTGCACTATCGGAGCTTGCGGTGTTAAAGAAGGCTAGGATTGAGCGTATGAAGGCATTGAAGAAGATGAAGAATTCCAAACCAGCATCTTCCATTGGGAACTTGGTGGCTTTGATCATTACCGTCATCTTATGTTTCTTCATACTTTGGCAAG
- the LOC100193834 gene encoding uncharacterized protein isoform X3, with product MEVKEVCVQDMLVDLEKGKCLLPIEDNSGMKVNSIAGHASTMRPSSWDDLVALKDDKSHHICCFSSHRQDSSVKSGEPMKAEGEIKVGILDKSTADKENKKWYKKPPRPPRSQTTSPLDPADQKLISALSELAVLKKARIERMKALKKMKNSKPASSIGNLVALIITVILCFFILWQGFFSRHG from the coding sequence ATGGAGGTAAAGGAAGTATGTGTCCAAGATATGTTGGTTGACCTGGAGAAAGGCAAGTGCTTGCTACCCATAGAGGACAATAGTGGGATGAAGGTTAATTCAATAGCTGGGCATGCAAGTACAATGCGGCCCAGCTCATGGGATGATCTTGTAGCACTGAAGGATGATAAGAGTCACCACATATGTTGTTTCTCTTCACACCGTCAAGATTCATCTGTTAAAAGTGGAGAGCCTATGAAAGCTGAAGGGGAGATCAAGGTTGGGATTTTGGATAAGTCAACTGCtgataaggaaaataaaaaatggTATAAGAAGCCGCCACGACCTCCAAGATCACAGACTACTTCACCATTAGACCCTGCTGATCAGAAGCTCATCAGTGCACTATCGGAGCTTGCGGTGTTAAAGAAGGCTAGGATTGAGCGTATGAAGGCATTGAAGAAGATGAAGAATTCCAAACCAGCATCTTCCATTGGGAACTTGGTGGCTTTGATCATTACCGTCATCTTATGTTTCTTCATACTTTGGCAAG
- the LOC100193834 gene encoding uncharacterized protein isoform X2, whose product MEVKEVCVQDMLVDLEKGKCLLPIEDNSGMKVNSIAGHASTMRPSSWDDLVALKDDKSHHICCFSSHRQDSSVKSGEPMKAEGEIKVGILDKSTADKENKKWYKKPPRPPRSQTTSPLDPADQKLISALSELAVLKKARIERMKALKKMKNSKPASSIGNLVALIITVILCFFILWQVILEWLR is encoded by the coding sequence ATGGAGGTAAAGGAAGTATGTGTCCAAGATATGTTGGTTGACCTGGAGAAAGGCAAGTGCTTGCTACCCATAGAGGACAATAGTGGGATGAAGGTTAATTCAATAGCTGGGCATGCAAGTACAATGCGGCCCAGCTCATGGGATGATCTTGTAGCACTGAAGGATGATAAGAGTCACCACATATGTTGTTTCTCTTCACACCGTCAAGATTCATCTGTTAAAAGTGGAGAGCCTATGAAAGCTGAAGGGGAGATCAAGGTTGGGATTTTGGATAAGTCAACTGCtgataaggaaaataaaaaatggTATAAGAAGCCGCCACGACCTCCAAGATCACAGACTACTTCACCATTAGACCCTGCTGATCAGAAGCTCATCAGTGCACTATCGGAGCTTGCGGTGTTAAAGAAGGCTAGGATTGAGCGTATGAAGGCATTGAAGAAGATGAAGAATTCCAAACCAGCATCTTCCATTGGGAACTTGGTGGCTTTGATCATTACCGTCATCTTATGTTTCTTCATACTTTGGCAAG